From Oceanipulchritudo coccoides, the proteins below share one genomic window:
- the mreC gene encoding rod shape-determining protein MreC: MPRNLTYQAKSLLLALLVLLLWWFTPALFKRWTGVIFQEFQAPAWTALSYLGDLQSYWAARSRSKSELIEAGVDLSRLNAAYALRNQRADTFEREVRRMESFFNLPSYTDYRYEVARVVKRDLTGWWQNLVIRKGLNYDIEPGQAVVFSGGVVGRVSSVSAYTATVELISSPRFRSAAHIEGDDRPVEFRGGINPGLMAASGSVATVPADMVATLKNPLRLTSSRLGGVFPDGLTLGWVYRLDPSPDGLFQSGVVRLDPRLQTLREVAVMIPLRAREEEEQ; this comes from the coding sequence ATGCCGCGTAACCTCACTTATCAGGCAAAATCCCTCCTGCTGGCCCTCCTGGTCCTCCTGCTATGGTGGTTTACGCCCGCACTTTTCAAGCGCTGGACGGGTGTTATCTTTCAGGAATTTCAAGCCCCCGCCTGGACAGCCTTGAGCTATCTGGGTGATCTTCAATCCTACTGGGCGGCACGCTCACGCAGCAAAAGCGAGCTGATTGAAGCGGGTGTCGACCTCTCCCGGCTTAACGCCGCCTATGCTCTGCGTAACCAGCGAGCCGATACATTTGAGCGAGAGGTCCGCCGTATGGAGTCTTTCTTCAATTTGCCTTCGTATACAGATTATCGCTACGAAGTGGCCCGCGTCGTCAAGCGCGACTTGACCGGTTGGTGGCAGAACCTTGTCATCCGAAAAGGCCTGAACTACGACATTGAACCGGGTCAGGCGGTCGTTTTCTCCGGCGGGGTTGTTGGCCGCGTATCCTCCGTCAGCGCCTATACGGCCACCGTCGAATTGATCAGCAGTCCGCGCTTTCGCTCGGCCGCGCACATCGAGGGGGATGATCGCCCGGTGGAATTCCGGGGAGGCATAAACCCCGGCCTGATGGCTGCCTCAGGCAGCGTAGCCACTGTCCCGGCGGACATGGTCGCCACTTTGAAAAACCCTCTCCGGCTGACCTCCTCGCGACTGGGGGGAGTCTTTCCCGACGGGCTCACACTGGGTTGGGTATACCGCCTGGACCCCTCTCCTGACGGGCTGTTCCAAAGCGGTGTGGTCCGATTGGATCCGCGCCTGCAAACGCTCCGTGAAGTAGCCGTGATGATTCCTTTACGTGCACGAGAGGAGGAAGAGCAATGA
- the dnaE gene encoding DNA polymerase III subunit alpha, with protein MISLGNFSAYSFYGAAWTVETLVERIRASGYTGAGLADMSGFHGAVEFSQACDRAGLRMILGCRLRIRDFVPGWLQVTVRDQTGYAATCRLLSENHAGETDWEALERLQAEASGHIWISCPIRVEHVYRTRIGDYPRWRSAWESLAEYGWDNLWLELGWQSAAGRLLQRRVFSEWSRLGWDRWVLVSGARHDGSPVGSELLELMQSMGTLTRIGQAHPDKLVRAEYGLLPAGEIRRRFAKVPQVLRQTQVFADACTFDFRFGRMHLPNPLIRTGADATEVSSGRTRQDRVLAWRCLRGIVQRYGSAYPWRDKPGRPELLERLRRELGVVSETGYAGYFLIFAEVVDECGRRGIPLLARGSAAGSLICYALGVANVCPFRFGLCFERFLNRERMRHSKLPDIDLDLPWDRREEIMTWLYERHGVEKVAMIGGFAHFKGRASVAEVAKAMGVPAHDAHAWSKRLPHGSLRKFLDDREGYVEAKGAWADQRFQEAVARAVDLHDLPRHPMMHPCGMVIADRPLTDFTPVGGSAKGFSMTQMSMDPIEDLGLLKMDLLGQAGLSVIRDCLENTGETIDIFERIDYADERIYEMIRDGEARGVFHIESPAMTSLLKLCRCADIDCLVATVSVIRPGAANEDKKSKFARRYLGMEEPVYAHPVLEEVLGDSYGLMIYEEHILLVANRFAGMDLGTADLLRRILIKKSDSKSMEELESVFRSSALHKGRSENEITTVWKELRDFSGFMFNKAHGAAYAVEAFQGCWLKLSYPVHFLSAVLNNQRGFYRPLVYVMEILRHKGRFRLPDVQDPGNAYCVVDEWVQIPLWQIKGLGERFLDKWTRERKKGPFADWEDFARRIQPEPADAGLLARTGALRGFFKNRHEAFWKAGQIRRQSHRGRAVPAGDDLFTVVPEVSTEALEEMSRRDRAIAEVELLGYPVSMDPFEFWMEDLERNGTIPICELENYVGREMEIAGIQVCHRLHRTLKGELMKFVSLADESGIAETVLFPDVYREFGWPLSHSHAARLRVNIERDETGSGLSLTVTEALTGPRE; from the coding sequence ATGATAAGCCTGGGAAATTTCAGCGCCTACAGCTTTTACGGGGCCGCATGGACAGTGGAAACGCTGGTTGAGCGGATCCGGGCTTCCGGCTACACCGGCGCGGGGCTGGCCGATATGAGCGGTTTCCACGGGGCAGTTGAATTTTCGCAGGCCTGTGACCGCGCGGGCTTGCGGATGATTCTTGGTTGTCGATTGCGGATTCGCGATTTTGTTCCCGGCTGGTTGCAGGTGACGGTGCGGGACCAGACGGGTTATGCGGCAACGTGCCGTTTGTTGAGCGAAAACCACGCGGGAGAGACGGATTGGGAAGCCTTGGAGCGCCTGCAGGCGGAAGCCTCCGGGCATATTTGGATTTCCTGTCCAATCCGGGTGGAGCATGTCTACCGGACCCGTATCGGGGATTACCCGCGCTGGCGGAGCGCGTGGGAATCCCTCGCTGAATATGGCTGGGACAACCTCTGGCTGGAGCTGGGCTGGCAAAGTGCGGCCGGGCGGCTGTTGCAGAGACGGGTCTTCAGTGAGTGGAGCCGGCTCGGCTGGGATCGCTGGGTCCTCGTTTCCGGGGCGCGGCATGATGGAAGCCCCGTGGGTAGTGAGTTGCTTGAATTGATGCAATCGATGGGGACCCTGACGCGGATCGGGCAGGCTCATCCAGACAAGCTGGTCCGGGCTGAGTACGGGCTTCTTCCGGCTGGAGAGATTCGCCGGCGCTTTGCCAAAGTCCCTCAGGTCCTGCGGCAAACACAGGTATTTGCGGATGCCTGTACCTTTGATTTTCGTTTTGGTCGCATGCATCTGCCAAACCCGTTGATCCGTACCGGGGCGGATGCGACGGAGGTTTCCTCGGGCCGGACCCGGCAGGATCGCGTGTTGGCCTGGCGCTGCCTCCGGGGAATCGTGCAGCGCTACGGGTCGGCTTATCCCTGGCGGGACAAACCGGGAAGGCCGGAGCTTCTGGAGCGTTTGCGACGGGAACTTGGCGTGGTCTCGGAAACCGGTTATGCGGGTTATTTCCTTATTTTTGCAGAAGTGGTGGACGAGTGCGGCCGCCGGGGAATTCCATTGCTGGCGCGGGGAAGTGCCGCCGGGAGCCTGATCTGCTATGCCCTTGGTGTGGCCAATGTCTGTCCTTTCCGTTTTGGGCTTTGCTTCGAACGCTTCCTCAATCGCGAACGGATGCGGCACAGCAAGTTGCCGGATATCGACCTTGACCTGCCATGGGACCGACGGGAGGAGATCATGACTTGGTTGTATGAGCGGCATGGGGTCGAGAAAGTAGCCATGATCGGCGGCTTTGCTCATTTCAAGGGCCGCGCCTCGGTCGCGGAAGTGGCCAAGGCGATGGGCGTACCGGCGCATGATGCCCACGCGTGGAGCAAGCGCCTGCCCCACGGATCCCTGCGCAAGTTTCTTGATGATCGGGAGGGCTACGTGGAGGCCAAGGGGGCGTGGGCGGACCAGCGCTTTCAGGAGGCGGTGGCTCGCGCGGTTGATCTGCATGACTTACCGCGCCATCCCATGATGCATCCCTGTGGAATGGTGATCGCTGATCGTCCATTGACGGATTTCACCCCGGTTGGAGGCAGTGCCAAGGGCTTTTCCATGACCCAGATGTCGATGGACCCGATTGAAGACCTGGGCCTTCTGAAGATGGACCTCCTCGGGCAGGCGGGCTTGAGTGTGATCCGGGATTGCCTGGAGAACACCGGGGAGACGATCGATATCTTTGAGAGGATTGATTACGCGGATGAGCGAATCTATGAAATGATACGCGACGGGGAGGCGAGGGGGGTCTTCCATATTGAGTCACCGGCGATGACAAGTCTCCTGAAACTGTGCCGGTGTGCGGATATTGATTGCCTTGTGGCCACGGTCTCAGTCATCCGGCCCGGAGCGGCCAATGAAGACAAGAAGTCAAAGTTTGCCCGGCGCTATCTTGGAATGGAGGAGCCGGTCTACGCGCACCCGGTGCTTGAAGAGGTGCTTGGCGACAGCTACGGGCTCATGATCTACGAGGAGCACATTCTCCTCGTGGCCAACCGCTTCGCCGGGATGGACCTTGGAACAGCGGATTTGCTCAGGCGTATCCTGATCAAGAAGTCGGACAGCAAGTCGATGGAAGAGCTGGAATCCGTTTTCAGGAGCTCCGCCCTGCACAAGGGGCGTAGCGAGAACGAGATCACCACAGTCTGGAAGGAACTGCGGGACTTTTCCGGATTCATGTTCAACAAGGCGCACGGTGCAGCTTATGCGGTGGAGGCTTTTCAGGGATGTTGGCTCAAGCTCAGTTATCCGGTTCATTTCCTCTCGGCAGTCCTGAATAACCAGCGCGGGTTTTATCGTCCCCTCGTGTATGTCATGGAAATCCTGCGACACAAGGGCCGCTTCCGCTTGCCCGATGTGCAGGATCCGGGGAATGCCTATTGTGTAGTGGATGAATGGGTACAAATACCGCTCTGGCAGATAAAGGGATTGGGTGAGCGGTTTCTGGATAAATGGACCAGGGAACGCAAAAAGGGCCCTTTTGCGGATTGGGAAGATTTCGCAAGGCGTATCCAGCCTGAGCCGGCTGACGCCGGGTTGCTTGCGCGGACAGGAGCCCTGCGCGGTTTTTTCAAGAACCGCCATGAAGCCTTCTGGAAGGCGGGCCAAATCCGGAGGCAGAGCCACCGCGGCCGGGCAGTGCCGGCAGGTGATGACCTCTTTACGGTTGTTCCGGAGGTATCGACGGAGGCGCTTGAGGAAATGAGCCGGCGGGACCGGGCAATCGCCGAGGTCGAACTGCTGGGGTATCCGGTCAGTATGGATCCGTTTGAGTTCTGGATGGAGGATCTGGAGAGAAACGGGACAATCCCGATTTGCGAGTTGGAGAATTATGTTGGCCGGGAGATGGAAATCGCAGGTATTCAGGTTTGTCACCGTCTGCACCGGACGCTCAAGGGCGAGCTGATGAAGTTTGTCTCCCTTGCGGATGAGAGCGGCATTGCGGAAACGGTTCTCTTTCCCGATGTCTACCGGGAATTCGGCTGGCCATTATCGCATTCCCACGCAGCTCGCCTGCGTGTGAATATCGAACGGGATGAGACCGGCAGTGGCTTGAGCCTGACCGTCACGGAAGCGCTTACTGGCCCTCGTGAATGA
- the mrdA gene encoding penicillin-binding protein 2, whose product MRPSIRKTSEAPNPQVNPRLYLLYLVIVICMLMLMGGLGYRQLVQEEAFSAAAERQNYRRILMPGPRGIIYDRHGRVLVGNRPLFSAVVYLNELRREFRAEYYNLVRWNRERGLNPDRFQLNTEARRRVVQRYMSRINSLIGTDKDVDSKDIERHFSQSLLLPFPLIKDLPSEAYAKLIEQISIDSPIQIISGTARWYPYGEAAAHSLGFVSDSTEFPEGTLPGDTLLTFRNEGQIGRSGLEKQFNSELQGLTGGEIWTVDPSGFQYERVVHEQPRKGTDLTTSLDIDVQLAAEAALGDKTGAVVAIEIETGEVLAIVSKPAYDLNDLSPFISFKVDKEIREKGAWLNRATQGLYPPGSTFKLITAIAGLRTGTINPETVIDCQGFHMVGRRIFHCHRRSGHGEESLVEAIRDSCNVFFYNRGTETGIWGIANEARRFHLDQRTGIELPGETGRMLVPDPEWKAARFYGEGWFEGDTANVSIGQGFLLLTPMQMATFAASLARETTFLHPTLLHAKREAITDGPIGLPADRLALIKEGMRQAGERGTARLAGNPMLPVAGKTGTAQVRKDGKPTTLAWFVGYAPVQNPRIAVAVLVEGVPNQETEYGGGSTAAPIAKEVFQQFIHEGQ is encoded by the coding sequence ATGCGCCCATCGATCCGGAAAACATCCGAGGCTCCCAATCCGCAGGTCAATCCCCGCCTCTACCTGCTGTATCTCGTAATCGTGATTTGCATGCTCATGCTCATGGGCGGCCTCGGGTATCGACAGCTCGTGCAGGAGGAGGCTTTTTCTGCCGCCGCTGAACGGCAGAATTACCGCCGGATCTTGATGCCCGGTCCACGGGGGATCATCTACGACCGTCATGGTCGTGTCCTCGTCGGCAACCGGCCGCTCTTTTCTGCAGTTGTTTACCTGAATGAGCTCCGGCGCGAATTCCGTGCGGAATATTACAATCTTGTTCGCTGGAACCGTGAACGCGGACTCAATCCCGACCGCTTCCAGCTCAATACGGAAGCGCGCAGGCGCGTTGTCCAGCGCTACATGAGCCGGATCAATTCTCTCATCGGGACCGACAAGGATGTGGACTCCAAGGATATCGAAAGACACTTCTCCCAATCGTTGCTTCTCCCCTTTCCCCTGATCAAGGATCTGCCCTCAGAGGCTTATGCGAAGCTGATCGAGCAGATCTCCATCGATTCACCCATCCAGATTATTTCCGGCACCGCACGTTGGTATCCATATGGCGAGGCGGCCGCCCATTCGCTCGGTTTTGTTTCTGACAGTACCGAGTTCCCCGAGGGAACACTCCCGGGCGACACGCTTCTGACATTCCGAAATGAGGGTCAAATCGGGCGCAGTGGCCTGGAAAAACAATTTAATAGCGAATTGCAGGGACTCACCGGCGGGGAAATCTGGACGGTCGATCCAAGCGGGTTTCAATACGAGCGCGTCGTGCATGAACAGCCCCGCAAGGGCACGGACTTGACGACTTCCCTCGATATAGATGTCCAACTGGCTGCGGAAGCGGCGCTTGGCGACAAGACCGGGGCCGTTGTCGCCATTGAAATCGAGACGGGCGAGGTTCTTGCCATTGTGAGCAAGCCGGCCTACGACCTGAACGATCTCTCTCCCTTCATCAGCTTTAAAGTCGACAAGGAAATCCGTGAGAAAGGCGCATGGCTGAACCGGGCCACTCAGGGCCTCTACCCGCCCGGTTCAACTTTCAAGTTGATCACTGCGATAGCTGGATTGCGGACCGGTACCATCAACCCCGAAACGGTTATTGACTGCCAGGGATTCCACATGGTCGGGAGACGGATTTTCCATTGCCACCGGCGATCCGGTCATGGCGAGGAAAGCCTTGTCGAGGCAATCCGTGACAGCTGCAATGTCTTCTTCTACAATCGCGGGACTGAAACAGGCATCTGGGGCATTGCCAACGAGGCAAGGCGGTTTCATCTCGATCAGCGAACCGGGATTGAGCTGCCCGGCGAGACCGGTCGCATGCTGGTCCCTGACCCGGAATGGAAAGCGGCCCGTTTTTATGGCGAAGGTTGGTTTGAAGGTGATACCGCCAATGTCTCTATCGGACAGGGATTCCTGCTCCTCACCCCCATGCAGATGGCAACTTTCGCCGCATCCCTCGCCCGGGAGACCACTTTCCTGCACCCGACCCTTCTCCATGCAAAGCGGGAGGCCATCACTGATGGCCCCATTGGCCTTCCCGCCGACCGCTTGGCACTGATCAAGGAAGGCATGCGTCAGGCCGGGGAACGCGGGACCGCCCGCCTCGCTGGAAATCCCATGCTTCCCGTCGCAGGCAAGACCGGCACAGCCCAGGTTCGCAAGGATGGAAAGCCGACCACCTTGGCATGGTTCGTCGGGTATGCGCCCGTCCAGAATCCGCGCATCGCTGTGGCTGTCCTCGTCGAGGGTGTTCCCAACCAGGAGACGGAATACGGCGGAGGCTCAACCGCCGCCCCTATTGCCAAGGAAGTTTTCCAACAGTTCATTCACGAGGGCCAGTAA
- the nadB gene encoding L-aspartate oxidase: MERSFDVIIVGSGIAGLSFARKVADLGSRVCILTKKERAESNTNYAQGGIAAVTSDSDDFELHIQDTLTAGDGLCDEQVVRTIVREAPERIQELVDLGVKFSQLEDGRVSLHREGGHSKRRILHVKDLTGKAIEDALLHAVETHERITLLEHVHAIDLITRQKLAQPDHPVDAKENRVLGLYGYDTRQGKVATYSAPVVMLCTGGVGQVYLYTTNPGIATGDGIAMAYRAGAEIRNMECIQFHPTAFYAKADDRFLISEAVRGEGGILRNLRGEEFMPRYDERRELAPRDIVARAIDSEMKKSGARHVWLDISHQSEDFLKERFPHIHAHCLEYGIDMAREAIPVVPAMHYLCGGVKTNLHAETGVTGLYACGEVACTGLHGANRLASNSLLEAVVMAHRGALAVHEFIATQKYPDLRLPDWLDGDLQDSDERVILSHNLDELKRTLWDYVGIVRTTKRLERARTRIQNLKREIHDYYWNFKVEPGLLELRNLVEVAEMIIQCALQRQESRGLHFTLDFPDKNPTATETRV, encoded by the coding sequence ATGGAGCGTTCATTTGACGTGATCATCGTGGGGAGTGGCATTGCCGGATTAAGCTTTGCACGGAAAGTCGCGGACCTTGGCAGCCGTGTCTGTATCCTGACCAAGAAGGAGCGCGCTGAGAGCAATACCAACTATGCCCAGGGGGGGATTGCCGCTGTAACCTCCGACAGCGATGATTTTGAGCTGCACATCCAGGACACCCTGACGGCGGGGGATGGCCTGTGCGACGAGCAAGTCGTGCGGACGATTGTCCGAGAAGCGCCGGAGCGAATACAGGAACTGGTCGATCTCGGGGTCAAATTCTCCCAACTGGAGGATGGCCGGGTCTCCCTGCATCGCGAGGGTGGGCATTCCAAGCGCCGCATTCTTCACGTCAAGGACCTGACGGGAAAGGCGATTGAGGATGCGCTATTGCACGCTGTTGAGACACATGAACGCATCACATTGCTGGAGCATGTCCATGCGATCGACTTGATCACGAGGCAGAAACTGGCTCAACCGGACCATCCTGTGGATGCCAAGGAGAACCGGGTCCTCGGGCTGTATGGATACGATACCCGTCAGGGGAAGGTGGCAACCTATTCGGCCCCGGTGGTGATGCTTTGCACGGGCGGTGTGGGGCAGGTCTATTTATACACGACAAACCCGGGAATTGCCACGGGTGACGGGATTGCCATGGCGTACCGGGCCGGTGCGGAAATCCGCAACATGGAATGTATTCAGTTTCATCCGACAGCTTTCTATGCCAAAGCAGATGACCGCTTTCTTATCAGTGAGGCGGTTCGTGGGGAAGGTGGCATCCTGCGCAATCTTCGTGGGGAAGAATTCATGCCGCGTTATGATGAGCGGCGCGAACTGGCTCCGAGGGATATTGTCGCCCGGGCCATCGACAGTGAAATGAAAAAGTCGGGAGCGCGTCATGTCTGGCTGGATATCAGCCATCAATCCGAAGACTTCCTCAAGGAACGCTTTCCGCACATTCATGCCCATTGCCTTGAATACGGGATCGATATGGCCCGGGAAGCCATCCCCGTCGTGCCTGCCATGCACTATCTTTGTGGGGGAGTGAAAACAAACCTCCATGCTGAAACAGGCGTGACCGGACTCTATGCCTGTGGCGAGGTGGCTTGCACGGGCCTGCACGGGGCAAACCGCCTTGCCAGTAACAGCCTGCTGGAGGCGGTTGTCATGGCCCATCGCGGTGCATTGGCTGTGCATGAGTTTATCGCTACACAGAAGTATCCTGATTTGCGACTGCCGGACTGGCTTGACGGTGACCTTCAGGATAGTGACGAGCGCGTGATCCTCAGCCACAATCTTGATGAGTTGAAGCGCACACTCTGGGACTATGTTGGCATTGTCCGTACGACCAAGCGCCTTGAACGCGCCCGTACACGCATCCAGAATCTCAAGCGGGAAATCCACGATTACTATTGGAACTTCAAGGTGGAGCCGGGCTTGCTGGAGCTCCGCAATCTTGTTGAAGTGGCCGAGATGATTATCCAGTGCGCCCTCCAGCGCCAGGAGAGCCGTGGCCTTCATTTCACCCTCGATTTCCCGGACAAAAATCCTACGGCCACCGAGACGCGGGTCTAG
- a CDS encoding rod shape-determining protein yields the protein MFGKALGIFSNDIGIDLGTANTLVYVRDKGVVLQEPSVVAINNETREVVAVGSEAKRMLGRTPMNINALRPMKDGVIADFEITEAMLRYFIQKVNNSMRFVPPRVVVAVPSGITEVERRAVKESAIHAGAREVRLLQEPVAAAIGVGLPIDEPTSNMIVDIGGGTTEVAIISLSGVVFSKSIRVGGDELDAAIVNYMKRAYNLMIGERTAEEIKVRIGSAAPLDEELTMEVKGRDSVAGLPKTLHISSQEIREALADTVNSITELVRNALERCPPELSADLVDRGFILAGGGAMIRDLDRLLSDATGLPVFVADDPLSAVANGTGVVLQNLHWLMKTRA from the coding sequence ATGTTTGGCAAGGCACTAGGAATTTTTTCAAATGATATCGGTATCGACCTCGGGACCGCCAATACCTTGGTGTATGTCCGGGACAAGGGGGTGGTTCTCCAGGAACCCTCCGTCGTGGCCATCAATAATGAGACCCGCGAAGTGGTTGCTGTGGGTTCGGAAGCCAAGCGTATGCTTGGCCGTACCCCAATGAATATCAACGCCTTACGGCCAATGAAGGATGGGGTTATCGCCGATTTTGAAATTACCGAGGCCATGCTTCGCTACTTCATTCAAAAGGTGAATAACTCAATGCGCTTTGTCCCGCCGCGGGTCGTTGTCGCCGTTCCCTCGGGTATCACTGAGGTGGAGCGACGCGCCGTCAAGGAAAGCGCCATCCATGCTGGTGCCCGCGAGGTGCGGCTTCTCCAGGAACCGGTGGCTGCGGCTATTGGCGTGGGCCTCCCAATTGACGAGCCCACTTCGAATATGATTGTCGATATCGGTGGCGGAACCACGGAAGTCGCCATTATTTCCCTTTCAGGAGTCGTCTTTTCCAAATCCATCCGCGTCGGTGGGGATGAGCTCGACGCCGCCATAGTCAATTACATGAAACGGGCCTACAACCTCATGATCGGTGAGAGAACCGCTGAAGAGATCAAGGTGCGGATCGGGTCGGCAGCGCCGCTTGATGAAGAGTTGACCATGGAGGTCAAGGGCCGTGACTCGGTGGCCGGACTTCCGAAAACACTACATATTTCCTCCCAGGAAATTCGCGAAGCCCTCGCGGATACCGTTAATTCCATTACTGAGCTAGTCCGCAACGCCTTGGAGCGCTGCCCGCCCGAGCTTTCAGCTGATCTCGTCGACCGGGGCTTCATCCTCGCCGGCGGCGGTGCGATGATCCGCGATCTAGACCGGCTATTGAGCGATGCCACCGGCCTGCCGGTTTTTGTCGCCGATGATCCCCTTTCCGCCGTAGCCAACGGAACCGGTGTTGTCCTCCAGAACCTGCATTGGCTCATGAAGACTCGCGCCTAA
- a CDS encoding methyltransferase domain-containing protein: protein MTSIKDNWQKGLPKELEIWGDWLSGETGDAEDRALRLSSNRPFPWWAKPLIPGQPGRIRVLDVGAGPLTVLGNVWDDKTVTIVPIDPLATEYDELLRKNGLTPPVRTIYGMAESLSEQFEAASFDFAYAGNCLDQTIDPIAAHREIFKVLRPNSSLISIHLANQGEEENYEGVYQWNFSLKESRLIVWNHSAQYDLLDECPEIGHHHFEKDGQYIKMTLTKGA, encoded by the coding sequence ATGACGAGCATCAAGGACAACTGGCAAAAGGGGCTTCCAAAGGAATTGGAAATCTGGGGCGACTGGCTTTCCGGGGAAACCGGGGATGCCGAGGATCGTGCCTTGCGCCTGAGTAGCAACCGTCCCTTTCCGTGGTGGGCAAAACCGCTGATCCCGGGACAACCCGGACGAATCCGTGTTCTCGATGTTGGTGCCGGACCCCTGACAGTCCTTGGTAATGTCTGGGATGACAAGACTGTGACAATCGTCCCGATTGATCCCCTCGCAACGGAATATGACGAGCTCCTCCGCAAGAACGGGCTCACACCCCCGGTAAGAACAATTTATGGCATGGCGGAAAGCCTGAGTGAACAGTTTGAGGCCGCCTCATTTGATTTTGCGTATGCCGGTAACTGCCTCGACCAGACGATCGATCCAATTGCTGCACACCGTGAGATTTTCAAGGTTTTGAGACCCAACAGTTCCCTCATTTCAATCCACCTGGCCAACCAGGGGGAGGAGGAAAACTACGAGGGCGTCTACCAGTGGAATTTCAGCCTCAAGGAAAGCCGTCTGATTGTTTGGAATCACAGCGCACAATACGACCTCCTCGATGAATGTCCGGAAATCGGACACCATCATTTCGAAAAGGACGGCCAATACATCA